Proteins co-encoded in one Sphingopyxis sp. BE259 genomic window:
- a CDS encoding dehydrogenase E1 component subunit alpha/beta, protein MDAAQAVHEKFLAALANNKLPDRGDAPDPAAIGLSRADATDIFLSQLTSRQMDRLSRTLQARGEGFYTIGSSGHEGNAAVAAALRVTDMAFLHYRSNAFQLHRARQVPGQTPTWDMLLSFAASSEDPISGGRHKVIGSKPLNIPPQTSTIASHLPKAVGAAFSIGIARRLGMTGLPLPDDAVVLTSFGDASANHSTAQGAFNTAGWAAFQGSPMPLIFLCEDNGIGISTRTPTGWIEAQFRHRAGLHYIQCDGSDLVSAYAGACEAADYARRFRKPVFLHMATVRLYGHAGSDVQGAYLPKALIEADEARDPLLAGAALMAQQGWMTPAEIADAYEDIGATLARQAEAAILRPKITTPAHVMQSIVPPRRELARANTPSDEDRRTMFGSDAGAMDKPQHMARLLSWALADLMLAHKEIVVAGEDVGPKGGVYNVTAKLHQRFGSARVVNTLLDEQAILGLAIGMAHNGFLPMPEIQFLAYVHNAEDQIRGEAATLSFFSDGQYTNPMVLRIAGLGYQKGFGGHFHNDNSLAVFRDIPGVILAVPSNGHDAVAMLRECVRLAREEQRVVVFVEPIALYMTRDLNEEGDGLWTSVYETPGEGAPIAFGDVGVHGDGSDLAIVTYGNGYYLSRQAEKLLAADGVKARVIDLRWLGPVDEDKLVAAVGDAKRILIVDECRITGSQSEALMALFVERTPDKKVARLAADDSFIPLGKAATLTLPSRDSIVAAAQELLA, encoded by the coding sequence GTGGACGCGGCGCAGGCAGTACATGAAAAATTCCTCGCCGCGCTGGCGAATAACAAGCTGCCCGACCGCGGCGACGCGCCCGATCCCGCCGCGATCGGACTGTCGCGCGCCGACGCCACCGATATTTTCCTGTCGCAGCTGACCAGCCGCCAGATGGACCGGCTGTCGCGCACGCTGCAAGCGCGCGGCGAGGGGTTTTATACGATCGGATCGTCGGGGCACGAGGGCAATGCCGCGGTCGCCGCGGCGCTGCGCGTCACCGACATGGCGTTTCTCCACTATCGCTCGAACGCCTTCCAGTTGCACCGCGCGCGGCAGGTGCCGGGGCAGACCCCGACTTGGGACATGCTGCTCAGCTTTGCCGCGTCGAGCGAAGACCCGATCTCGGGCGGACGACACAAGGTGATCGGGTCGAAACCGCTCAATATTCCGCCGCAGACCTCGACCATCGCCTCGCACCTGCCGAAGGCGGTCGGCGCTGCCTTTTCGATCGGCATCGCGCGCCGGCTGGGCATGACCGGGCTGCCGCTGCCCGACGATGCGGTCGTGCTGACCAGCTTCGGCGACGCCTCGGCGAATCATTCCACCGCGCAGGGCGCGTTCAACACCGCGGGCTGGGCAGCGTTCCAAGGGTCGCCGATGCCGCTGATTTTCCTCTGCGAAGACAATGGTATCGGCATCTCGACGCGCACCCCGACGGGCTGGATCGAGGCGCAATTCCGCCACCGCGCCGGGCTGCATTATATTCAGTGCGACGGCAGCGACCTTGTCTCGGCCTATGCCGGCGCGTGCGAAGCGGCCGACTATGCGCGGCGGTTCCGCAAACCGGTGTTCCTCCACATGGCGACGGTAAGGCTTTATGGCCATGCCGGGTCCGACGTGCAGGGCGCCTATCTGCCCAAGGCGCTGATCGAGGCCGACGAGGCGCGCGACCCCTTGCTCGCCGGCGCGGCGCTGATGGCCCAGCAAGGCTGGATGACCCCCGCCGAGATCGCCGATGCCTATGAGGACATCGGCGCCACGCTGGCACGGCAAGCCGAGGCGGCAATCCTGCGCCCCAAGATAACCACCCCCGCGCATGTCATGCAAAGCATCGTCCCGCCCAGGCGCGAGCTTGCCCGCGCCAACACCCCGTCGGACGAGGATCGCCGCACGATGTTCGGCAGCGACGCGGGCGCGATGGACAAGCCGCAGCATATGGCGCGGCTCCTCAGTTGGGCGCTTGCCGACTTGATGCTCGCGCACAAGGAGATAGTCGTCGCGGGCGAGGATGTCGGCCCCAAGGGCGGCGTCTATAACGTCACCGCAAAGCTGCATCAGCGTTTCGGATCGGCGCGCGTCGTCAACACGCTGCTCGACGAACAGGCGATCCTCGGGCTCGCAATCGGTATGGCGCACAACGGCTTCCTGCCGATGCCTGAAATCCAGTTCCTCGCCTATGTCCACAATGCCGAGGACCAGATTCGCGGCGAGGCAGCGACGCTCAGCTTCTTCTCGGACGGGCAATATACCAACCCGATGGTGCTGCGCATCGCGGGGCTTGGGTACCAAAAGGGTTTCGGCGGTCATTTCCATAATGACAACAGCCTGGCGGTCTTCCGCGATATTCCGGGCGTCATCCTCGCGGTGCCTTCGAACGGGCACGATGCGGTCGCAATGCTGCGCGAATGCGTAAGGCTGGCGCGCGAGGAGCAGCGGGTGGTCGTCTTTGTCGAACCGATCGCGCTCTACATGACCCGCGACCTCAATGAGGAAGGCGATGGCCTGTGGACCAGTGTCTATGAGACGCCGGGCGAGGGTGCGCCGATCGCCTTCGGCGATGTCGGCGTGCACGGCGACGGGAGCGACCTCGCGATCGTGACCTATGGCAATGGCTATTACCTCTCTCGCCAGGCCGAAAAACTCCTCGCGGCCGATGGCGTCAAGGCGCGCGTGATCGACCTGCGCTGGCTCGGCCCGGTTGACGAGGACAAGTTGGTGGCGGCGGTCGGGGACGCCAAGCGCATCCTGATCGTCGACGAATGCCGCATCACGGGTTCGCAGAGCGAGGCGCTGATGGCGCTGTTCGTCGAGCGCACGCCGGACAAGAAGGTGGCGCGTCTTGCCGCCGACGACAGCTTCATCCCGCTGGGCAAGGCCGCGACGCTGACCCTGCCCAGCCGCGACAGCATCGTTGCCGCGGCGCAGGAGCTCTTGGCATGA
- a CDS encoding NAD(P)H-dependent oxidoreductase yields MRSIVALGGTPRPGSSTEKILEICCRAAAAEGAAITRFDGAYMSALPYYRGPGHNDQAGAEMVAAVRDADGLIIASPGYHGSISGLVKNALDYFEDLSTDARPYFHGRPVGLIATAFGHQAAMSTLLTLRSITHALRGWPTPIGAAIRTTPETFDDLGEILDVGARMQLELVGKQVVGAAGILS; encoded by the coding sequence ATGAGATCGATCGTTGCGCTTGGCGGCACGCCGCGTCCCGGGTCATCGACCGAAAAGATACTGGAGATCTGCTGCCGCGCCGCCGCAGCGGAGGGCGCTGCGATCACCCGGTTTGATGGCGCCTATATGAGCGCCCTGCCCTATTACCGCGGCCCGGGCCACAATGACCAGGCGGGTGCCGAAATGGTCGCCGCCGTCCGCGATGCCGACGGTTTGATCATCGCCTCGCCCGGCTATCACGGCAGCATTTCAGGGCTGGTCAAAAACGCCCTCGACTATTTCGAGGATCTATCGACCGACGCGCGCCCCTATTTCCACGGTCGCCCGGTCGGTCTGATCGCGACCGCGTTCGGCCATCAGGCCGCGATGAGCACCTTGCTGACCCTACGCAGCATCACTCATGCTCTGCGCGGGTGGCCGACACCGATCGGCGCCGCGATCCGCACGACCCCTGAAACCTTTGACGACCTGGGCGAAATCCTGGACGTCGGGGCGCGGATGCAGCTGGAATTGGTCGGCAAACAGGTCGTCGGAGCGGCGGGCATCCTGTCATGA
- a CDS encoding putative sulfate exporter family transporter, giving the protein MDSKRRTARVGADLYGEIWLADATSRAARSSVKLWLPGLCVIAIAAAAAAWLSDHYAMPIILAGLLIGLALNFLAANPRLHPGMDLCGTAGLRWGIVLLGTQVTAAQIATLGVASFVALIVIVALVLAAGLVGARLSGDSRFVGLLAGGATAICGASAALAIYAVIGRERLDQHRFTFTLVGISLASAIAMSFYPVLAAQFHFTDRQAGFLMGAAIHDVAQSLGAGYNYSAGAGEVAAIVKLTRVALLAPVVAVLALIVGRSDQAVRRRFEPLGMPWFIWAFLAVVLAGSLFPLPAWLKDYGLLASKALLLFAVIATAMRSRLDTLLSDGWRGLIPILVATLVSLFAAFGFAWRYL; this is encoded by the coding sequence TTGGATAGCAAGCGTCGGACGGCGCGGGTCGGCGCCGACCTTTACGGCGAAATCTGGCTCGCCGACGCGACGTCCCGCGCGGCACGATCGTCGGTCAAATTGTGGCTTCCCGGCCTTTGCGTCATCGCCATCGCAGCGGCGGCGGCGGCGTGGCTGTCCGACCATTATGCCATGCCGATCATTCTGGCCGGTTTGCTGATCGGACTCGCACTCAATTTTCTGGCCGCCAATCCGCGCCTGCATCCCGGCATGGACCTGTGCGGCACGGCGGGACTGCGGTGGGGGATTGTGCTGCTCGGCACGCAGGTGACGGCGGCGCAAATCGCCACGCTGGGAGTCGCCAGCTTTGTCGCCTTGATCGTGATCGTAGCGCTGGTCCTTGCCGCTGGTCTGGTCGGGGCGCGGCTGAGCGGCGACAGCCGCTTCGTCGGCCTGCTGGCGGGCGGCGCGACCGCGATCTGCGGCGCATCGGCGGCCTTGGCGATCTACGCCGTGATCGGGCGCGAGCGGCTGGACCAGCACCGCTTTACCTTTACCTTGGTTGGGATTTCGCTCGCCAGTGCCATTGCAATGTCCTTTTATCCCGTGCTCGCAGCGCAATTTCACTTCACCGACCGCCAGGCCGGATTTCTGATGGGCGCCGCCATTCACGACGTCGCCCAGTCGCTGGGCGCGGGATACAATTATTCGGCGGGGGCCGGCGAAGTGGCGGCGATCGTCAAGCTCACCCGGGTGGCTTTGCTGGCGCCGGTGGTGGCGGTGCTGGCGCTGATCGTCGGCCGCTCAGATCAAGCGGTGCGGCGGCGTTTCGAACCGCTGGGGATGCCATGGTTCATCTGGGCCTTTTTGGCGGTGGTCTTGGCCGGATCGCTTTTCCCACTGCCCGCATGGCTCAAGGATTATGGCCTGTTGGCGTCGAAAGCGCTGCTGTTGTTTGCGGTCATCGCGACGGCGATGCGGTCCCGGCTCGACACCTTGCTGTCGGACGGTTGGCGGGGGCTTATCCCGATCCTGGTCGCGACCCTGGTCTCGCTGTTCGCCGCATTCGGTTTTGCGTGGCGATACCTCTGA
- a CDS encoding DUF4129 domain-containing protein yields the protein MISLWIAQASAAADTSDRGWLVDPELVDPAYSQTIAGGEIQTGFPPPELPSPPPEWLASLFDAIASFFRWSAPAAKPLLWLFVALVALFLLYHFVPAFARWVDNLPFRRKAGDDDAADDIGLAEAGAARALLAEADALAAAGRFGEAVHLLLYRSVEDIEGRRPGLVKPAMTSRDLAEARDLPVAAQGAFSRIARAVEISLFGGRSIDAGAWDQCRAAYAELTVPKNWART from the coding sequence ATGATATCGCTGTGGATCGCTCAGGCGTCGGCAGCCGCCGACACGTCCGACCGGGGGTGGCTGGTCGATCCCGAGCTGGTCGATCCGGCCTATAGCCAGACGATCGCCGGCGGCGAGATCCAGACCGGCTTTCCGCCCCCCGAACTGCCGAGCCCGCCGCCCGAATGGCTGGCATCGCTGTTCGACGCGATCGCGAGCTTTTTTCGGTGGAGCGCGCCGGCTGCCAAGCCGCTGCTATGGCTGTTTGTCGCGCTGGTGGCGCTGTTCCTGCTCTATCATTTCGTGCCCGCCTTTGCGCGCTGGGTCGACAATCTGCCGTTTCGGCGCAAGGCGGGCGATGATGATGCGGCGGACGACATCGGGCTGGCCGAAGCGGGGGCGGCGCGCGCGCTGCTCGCCGAGGCCGACGCGTTGGCCGCGGCGGGACGCTTTGGCGAAGCGGTGCATCTGCTGCTCTATCGCAGCGTTGAGGACATCGAGGGCCGCCGTCCCGGACTGGTCAAACCCGCGATGACGTCGCGCGACCTGGCCGAGGCGCGCGACCTGCCGGTGGCGGCGCAGGGCGCGTTCAGCCGCATCGCGCGCGCGGTCGAAATCAGCCTGTTCGGCGGCCGCTCGATCGACGCCGGGGCGTGGGACCAGTGCCGCGCCGCCTATGCCGAACTGACCGTGCCGAAGAATTGGGCGCGCACATGA
- a CDS encoding ACP S-malonyltransferase has translation MSARKTALVVAPGRGTYGKNELGSIARLHGARFADLIANFDTQRRERGQPTVTELDGADRFSVATHMRGDVAAPLIYTATALDFLSIDRDAYDIVGVAGNSMGWYSALALGGAVSVEDGFRISNAMGLNSQTHGPGGQILLQVVDEDWRPVPGLREQLLNLAAAIASRPDNALALSIDLAGMLVFAGNEAGLAALLAEAPSIPGRDPLRLAGHGPFHTPLMFGSSDKAKAELPPALFGAPTLPMVDGRGHIWRRFASDPAAVWDYTFGDQILAPYDFALSVQVAVREFAPDVIILPGPGDTLGGAIAQALIGIGWQGIASKADFAARQATDPVVLAMGRADQRAMVVGA, from the coding sequence ATGAGCGCCCGCAAAACTGCGCTCGTCGTCGCTCCGGGGCGCGGCACCTATGGCAAGAACGAGCTCGGCAGCATCGCGCGGCTTCATGGCGCGCGCTTCGCGGACCTCATTGCCAATTTCGATACCCAGCGCCGTGAACGCGGCCAGCCGACGGTGACCGAACTTGACGGTGCCGACCGCTTCAGCGTCGCGACGCATATGCGCGGCGATGTCGCGGCGCCGCTGATCTACACCGCGACCGCGCTCGATTTTCTCAGCATCGACCGCGACGCCTATGACATCGTCGGCGTCGCGGGCAATTCGATGGGGTGGTACAGCGCGCTGGCGCTCGGCGGTGCGGTGTCGGTCGAGGATGGTTTCCGCATCAGCAACGCGATGGGGCTTAACAGCCAGACGCACGGCCCCGGCGGCCAGATTTTGCTGCAAGTCGTCGATGAGGATTGGCGCCCCGTTCCCGGCCTTCGCGAGCAGCTCCTCAACCTCGCCGCTGCCATCGCGTCGCGCCCCGACAACGCCCTCGCGCTGTCGATCGACCTCGCCGGGATGCTCGTCTTCGCGGGCAATGAGGCGGGCCTCGCCGCGCTGCTCGCCGAAGCGCCGTCGATCCCCGGCCGCGATCCGCTGCGCCTCGCGGGGCATGGCCCGTTCCACACCCCGCTGATGTTCGGCAGCTCAGACAAGGCAAAGGCCGAATTGCCGCCCGCGCTGTTCGGCGCGCCGACGCTGCCGATGGTCGATGGCCGCGGCCATATCTGGCGCCGTTTCGCGTCAGACCCGGCCGCCGTGTGGGATTATACCTTCGGCGACCAGATCCTCGCGCCTTATGACTTTGCGCTATCCGTGCAGGTCGCGGTCAGGGAATTTGCCCCCGACGTCATCATCCTGCCCGGCCCCGGCGACACGCTGGGCGGCGCGATCGCGCAGGCGCTGATCGGCATCGGCTGGCAGGGGATCGCCAGCAAGGCCGATTTCGCGGCGCGACAGGCGACCGATCCGGTCGTGCTCGCGATGGGCCGCGCCGATCAGCGCGCGATGGTCGTTGGGGCGTAA
- a CDS encoding TonB-dependent receptor, producing the protein MNRKSEITTRARKFWLAGSASLLAIGVATPAAAQVEEIIVTAQKVEENVQDVPISITAVTGDRLIQSGTSSLENIGDLVPSVTFRKGTTSANSAIIMRGVGTITFSVAAEPSVSTVVDGVVLSRSGQAFSDLLDIDRIEVLRGPQGTLFGKNASAGLVNIVSKGGTDTLEADLRGEYYEGSEYRIKGSVSGPLAPDLSARVTGFYGSYDGNIRNVFFDTDVNGYEHYGARGILDYDGDGARLRFIADYFKANDDCCADVTGVSRGAVLDAELGFPVALGTDQRTVNHNLITRTRDKQWSLTGSLDLDVPGEHVLSVILGYRNWQNTEIREGDFLPRAIVGTNELHDNGFVKTDQMSAEIRLSSDQAMPFFYQVGTFIWHSNNQQDFTRRDIVCASSTLPLASSGARPCNLNDPVNTTYPTATSFSDVNSNNFAVFGQATYRLTEQLSLTGGLRWTRDTLSYTHTRAPGVNAATGLPLSGPGVSGSPAGGTIAGGGTGLNTSSGSTQNNNISGKASIQFEPSDDLLFYGSFTRGYKGPAFNIFFNYTAPTNAVPIDEESSDAYEVGVKSQFWDRRIQFNAALFQATYDGFQANNFVLLNGQIITNLTNAGTVRTKGFEVDTIIAPVDGLTLRGSVAYADAKVRRFNPNPLTNAPDARDGTRLPLAPKWSWNVGADYETPIGSALKFFAGTSYSYTGKQFSDLGEGGPLDSYGIWNASVGFSDAEELYRLTFHARNIGDKSYALLNVGNGQRYQIPRDADRYFGVSLSAKIR; encoded by the coding sequence ATGAATCGCAAGTCCGAAATCACGACCCGCGCGCGCAAATTCTGGCTCGCCGGATCGGCGTCGCTGCTCGCGATCGGCGTGGCAACCCCCGCCGCGGCCCAGGTCGAAGAAATCATCGTAACGGCACAAAAAGTCGAGGAAAATGTGCAGGATGTGCCGATTTCGATCACCGCCGTCACCGGCGATCGGCTGATCCAGAGCGGCACCAGCAGCCTCGAGAATATCGGCGATCTGGTTCCTTCGGTCACCTTCCGCAAGGGCACGACCAGCGCCAACAGTGCGATCATCATGCGCGGCGTCGGCACCATCACCTTTTCGGTCGCGGCCGAACCCAGTGTGTCCACCGTTGTCGACGGCGTCGTGCTGAGTCGGTCGGGACAGGCGTTCAGCGATCTGCTCGACATCGACCGGATCGAGGTGCTGCGCGGGCCGCAGGGGACGCTGTTCGGCAAGAATGCGTCGGCCGGCCTCGTCAACATCGTGTCGAAAGGCGGCACCGACACACTCGAAGCCGATTTGCGCGGCGAATATTATGAAGGCAGCGAATATCGCATCAAGGGATCGGTGTCGGGCCCGCTCGCGCCCGACCTGTCGGCGCGCGTCACCGGTTTTTACGGCAGCTATGACGGCAATATCCGCAACGTCTTTTTCGACACCGACGTCAACGGCTATGAACATTATGGCGCGCGCGGCATCCTGGATTATGATGGCGACGGCGCCCGGCTGCGCTTCATCGCCGATTATTTCAAGGCCAACGACGATTGCTGCGCCGACGTCACCGGGGTTAGCCGCGGCGCCGTGCTCGATGCCGAGCTGGGCTTTCCGGTCGCGCTTGGCACCGACCAGCGCACGGTCAATCACAATCTGATCACCCGCACCCGCGACAAGCAGTGGAGCCTGACCGGCAGCCTCGACCTCGACGTCCCCGGCGAGCATGTGCTGAGCGTCATCCTGGGCTATCGCAACTGGCAGAACACCGAAATCCGCGAGGGCGATTTCCTGCCGCGCGCGATCGTCGGGACCAACGAACTGCACGACAATGGCTTTGTCAAAACCGACCAGATGTCGGCGGAAATCCGCCTGTCGTCGGATCAGGCGATGCCGTTTTTCTATCAGGTCGGCACCTTCATCTGGCATTCGAACAACCAACAGGATTTCACCCGCCGCGACATCGTTTGCGCATCATCGACCCTGCCGCTGGCATCCAGCGGGGCGCGGCCGTGCAACCTTAATGACCCGGTCAACACCACATATCCGACCGCGACGTCGTTCAGCGACGTCAACAGCAACAATTTCGCGGTGTTCGGCCAGGCAACCTATCGCCTGACCGAGCAGCTCAGCCTGACCGGCGGGCTGCGCTGGACGCGCGACACGCTGAGCTACACCCACACCCGCGCGCCCGGGGTCAACGCCGCCACAGGCCTGCCCCTGTCGGGGCCGGGCGTGTCGGGCAGCCCGGCGGGCGGCACCATCGCGGGCGGCGGCACGGGGCTCAACACCTCGAGCGGCAGCACCCAGAACAACAATATCTCGGGCAAGGCGTCGATCCAGTTCGAACCGAGTGACGACCTGTTATTCTATGGCAGTTTTACCCGCGGCTATAAGGGGCCGGCGTTCAATATCTTCTTCAACTACACCGCGCCGACCAACGCGGTGCCGATCGACGAAGAATCGTCCGACGCCTATGAAGTGGGCGTGAAATCGCAGTTCTGGGATCGCCGTATCCAGTTCAACGCCGCGTTGTTCCAGGCGACCTATGACGGGTTTCAGGCGAACAACTTCGTCCTCTTGAACGGCCAGATCATCACCAACCTGACCAACGCCGGGACGGTGCGGACCAAGGGCTTCGAAGTCGATACGATCATCGCGCCGGTCGATGGGCTGACCCTGCGCGGCAGCGTCGCCTATGCCGATGCCAAGGTACGCCGCTTCAACCCCAATCCGCTGACCAACGCCCCCGACGCGCGCGACGGGACGCGCTTGCCGCTGGCTCCGAAGTGGAGCTGGAACGTCGGCGCCGATTATGAAACCCCGATCGGCAGCGCGCTGAAATTCTTCGCCGGGACCAGCTACAGCTACACCGGCAAGCAATTTTCGGACCTGGGCGAAGGCGGGCCGCTGGACAGCTATGGCATCTGGAATGCGTCGGTCGGGTTCAGCGACGCCGAAGAACTGTACCGCCTGACGTTCCATGCCCGCAACATCGGCGACAAAAGCTACGCGTTGCTGAACGTCGGCAATGGCCAACGCTATCAGATCCCGCGCGACGCCGACCGCTATTTCGGGGTCAGCCTAAGCGCCAAGATCCGCTGA
- a CDS encoding LuxR C-terminal-related transcriptional regulator yields MKSAGGRGCIGTATRQSSRTPQRWAIAARAPVHFNSIRIGADAARSALFAVARSRQTGRVSDFAAHIHLVLPDPTERTACFRALSGDGNRIVRSFANGDAWLDADGDSGGAILVFRWYQPGRIDGAALLDRIAARDDIAAFVVAEQLSIAESRAILRGGARDLLPAPLDPRVVCRAIDAQLGDWTAQRAAQRKRRDAAARLAALTPRERDILEAIAAGLGNKAIARQLDLSPRTVEVHRANIMRRAGASNVAELLRLQFTAEQARGAAGNPVHYGA; encoded by the coding sequence ATGAAAAGCGCTGGCGGCCGCGGATGTATCGGTACGGCCACGCGCCAATCGTCGCGAACTCCCCAGCGCTGGGCAATCGCGGCCCGCGCACCGGTTCATTTCAACTCGATCCGCATCGGCGCCGATGCCGCGCGATCCGCGCTGTTCGCGGTCGCGCGGTCGCGCCAGACGGGACGTGTGAGCGATTTCGCGGCCCATATCCACCTTGTCCTGCCCGACCCGACCGAGCGCACCGCCTGTTTTCGCGCGCTGTCGGGGGACGGGAACCGCATCGTGCGCAGCTTTGCCAACGGCGATGCATGGCTGGATGCTGATGGCGATAGCGGCGGCGCGATTCTGGTCTTTCGCTGGTACCAACCGGGCCGGATCGACGGCGCGGCGCTGCTCGACAGGATCGCCGCGCGTGACGACATCGCCGCCTTTGTCGTCGCCGAACAGCTGAGCATCGCCGAATCGCGCGCGATCCTGCGCGGCGGTGCGCGCGATCTGCTGCCCGCGCCGCTCGATCCGCGCGTTGTTTGCCGCGCCATCGATGCCCAACTGGGGGACTGGACGGCGCAGCGCGCGGCGCAGCGCAAGCGCCGCGACGCCGCGGCGCGGCTGGCGGCGCTGACCCCGCGTGAGCGCGACATATTGGAGGCGATCGCGGCGGGGCTGGGGAACAAGGCGATCGCGCGGCAACTGGATTTGAGCCCGCGGACGGTCGAGGTGCACCGCGCCAACATCATGCGGCGCGCCGGGGCGAGCAATGTCGCCGAACTGCTGCGGTTGCAGTTTACCGCCGAACAGGCGCGCGGCGCGGCAGGCAATCCGGTCCATTATGGCGCATGA
- a CDS encoding 3,4-dihydroxy-2-butanone-4-phosphate synthase has translation MNAFGDSALDAIGQHLADGGLIILAGDALRDGDLDFAMAASRVTPQAINFMARHGRGLICLGLTQPRAWKLGITPQNSGEGGDSGRPFGVSIEARHGVETGISAHDRAHTIAVAMAPDARAADLVKPGHVFPLIANPEGLAARRSTLEAGIALCDRFDLGEGVVLCAIMRDDGTMARRADMEGFATEHDTPIVDIGNLLVG, from the coding sequence ATGAACGCCTTCGGCGACAGCGCGCTGGACGCCATTGGCCAGCATCTGGCGGACGGCGGGCTGATCATATTGGCGGGCGACGCGCTGCGCGATGGCGACCTCGACTTTGCGATGGCGGCAAGCCGGGTGACACCGCAGGCGATCAATTTCATGGCGCGCCATGGCCGCGGCCTGATCTGCCTGGGACTGACCCAGCCGCGGGCGTGGAAATTGGGGATCACACCACAAAACAGCGGCGAAGGCGGCGACAGCGGGCGACCGTTCGGGGTGTCGATCGAAGCACGACATGGTGTCGAAACCGGAATTTCGGCGCATGATCGCGCGCACACCATCGCGGTCGCCATGGCGCCCGATGCGCGCGCCGCCGATCTGGTCAAACCCGGCCATGTCTTTCCGCTGATCGCGAATCCGGAGGGCCTTGCCGCCCGACGCTCGACGCTCGAGGCGGGGATCGCGCTATGCGATCGTTTCGATCTGGGGGAAGGCGTCGTGCTGTGCGCGATCATGCGCGACGACGGCACGATGGCGCGCCGCGCCGACATGGAAGGTTTCGCCACCGAGCATGACACGCCGATCGTCGACATCGGCAATCTGCTCGTTGGATAG
- a CDS encoding MFS transporter, translating to MADTSVSRTDAAQRAIRIGLIALIFFGTALNYLDRQVLALLKPMLQADFQWSDQDFAHFGSSFQIAAAFSLLGVGWFIDRVGVRWGYGLAVGIWSLAGMAHALAASVQQFVAARVALAVAESVNTPAAIKAAATYLPVKERSVGLGVINSASNIGAILAPLAVPVLALALGWQAAFLITGALGFVWLFFWWLGTAKLRPVGTPTTADAAQERADPWRKLIKDRRTLAVIGAKTLTDLVWWFILFWAPDFFARQFSLGQAEIGYPTAIVYVMAAAGALSSGFLFPALLSRGLSENRARKSSMFFYALLILPLPLALMAPNQWIAALVIGLGLFAHQGFSTNIFGMTADIVPARQVGSVIAMGALAGNLSGAAMLEFTGWALDTGLGYAPMFLMSASAYLLALGWIHLMQPRLVVVNSEEG from the coding sequence ATGGCTGACACTAGCGTATCGAGAACCGACGCAGCACAGCGTGCCATTCGTATCGGCCTGATCGCACTGATCTTTTTCGGCACTGCGCTCAATTATCTCGACCGCCAGGTGCTCGCGCTGCTCAAGCCGATGTTGCAGGCCGACTTCCAGTGGAGCGACCAGGATTTCGCGCATTTTGGCTCGTCGTTCCAGATTGCGGCGGCATTTTCGCTGCTCGGCGTCGGCTGGTTCATCGACCGGGTCGGGGTCCGCTGGGGCTATGGCCTTGCCGTCGGTATCTGGAGTCTGGCGGGGATGGCCCATGCGCTGGCGGCCAGCGTCCAGCAATTTGTCGCGGCACGCGTTGCGCTGGCGGTGGCGGAATCGGTCAACACCCCCGCGGCGATCAAGGCGGCGGCAACCTATCTGCCGGTCAAGGAACGTTCGGTCGGGCTTGGCGTGATCAACAGCGCGTCGAACATTGGGGCGATTCTGGCGCCGCTGGCGGTCCCGGTGCTGGCCTTGGCGCTCGGCTGGCAGGCGGCGTTCCTGATCACCGGCGCGCTGGGCTTTGTCTGGCTGTTCTTCTGGTGGCTCGGCACCGCCAAGCTGCGCCCGGTGGGCACGCCAACGACGGCGGATGCGGCGCAGGAGCGCGCCGATCCGTGGCGCAAGCTGATAAAGGACCGGCGCACCCTGGCGGTCATCGGAGCCAAGACGCTGACCGATCTGGTGTGGTGGTTCATCCTGTTCTGGGCCCCCGATTTCTTTGCCCGCCAATTCTCGCTGGGGCAGGCGGAGATCGGTTATCCGACCGCGATCGTCTATGTCATGGCGGCGGCCGGCGCGCTGTCGAGCGGCTTCCTGTTTCCGGCGCTGCTCAGCCGCGGCCTCAGCGAGAACCGGGCGCGCAAATCGTCGATGTTCTTTTATGCGCTGCTCATCCTGCCGCTGCCGCTGGCGCTGATGGCGCCGAACCAGTGGATCGCGGCCCTGGTGATCGGCCTTGGACTGTTCGCGCATCAGGGCTTTTCGACCAACATTTTCGGCATGACCGCCGACATCGTCCCGGCGCGTCAGGTCGGCAGCGTGATCGCGATGGGGGCGCTGGCGGGCAATCTGTCGGGCGCGGCGATGCTGGAATTCACCGGTTGGGCGCTCGATACCGGGCTTGGCTATGCGCCGATGTTCCTGATGTCGGCGAGTGCCTATCTGCTGGCGCTGGGCTGGATCCATCTGATGCAGCCGCGGCTGGTGGTGGTGAACAGCGAGGAGGGTTAA